The Xanthomonas indica genome has a segment encoding these proteins:
- the purH gene encoding bifunctional phosphoribosylaminoimidazolecarboxamide formyltransferase/IMP cyclohydrolase: MSSDFLPVRRALLSVSDKTGLIDLARALAARNVELLSTGGTAKALREAGLAVKDVSELTGFPEMMDGRVKTLHPLVHGGLLGRAGTDDAVMAEHGIAAIDLLVLNLYPFERVTADANCTLDVAVENIDIGGPAMLRSAAKNFARVAVATDPAQYAELLAELEANDGRLSAGKRFALAVAAFNRVAQYDAAISNYLSAVTASDAAVPVRSPFPAQMNSSFVKVMELRYGENPHQQAAFYRDLFPTPGTLATFTQLQGKELSYNNIADSDAAWECVRQFDAPACVIVKHANPCGVAVGAGCGDAYELAYATDPTSAFGGIIAFNRTLDAATAKVILDRQFVEVLIAPDYDDAALEYAKKKANVRVLRIPAGDGAYGIDSKRVGSGILLQTSDAHVVPRDALKVVTRLAPTEAQFADLLFAWKVAKYVKSNAIVYAKDHRTIGVGAGQMSRVYSARIAGIKATDAGLAVEGSVMASDAFFPFRDGIDAAAAAGIKAVIQPGGSMRDAEVIAAADEHGIAMVFTGVRHFRH; this comes from the coding sequence ATGTCCTCCGATTTCCTGCCCGTGCGCCGGGCGCTGCTGTCCGTTTCCGACAAGACCGGCCTGATCGACCTGGCCCGCGCGCTGGCCGCGCGCAACGTCGAGCTGCTGTCCACCGGCGGCACCGCCAAGGCGCTGCGCGAGGCCGGGCTGGCGGTGAAGGACGTGTCCGAGCTGACCGGCTTCCCGGAGATGATGGACGGCCGGGTCAAGACCCTGCACCCGCTGGTGCACGGCGGCCTGCTCGGCCGCGCCGGCACCGATGATGCGGTGATGGCCGAGCACGGCATCGCCGCGATCGACCTGCTGGTGCTCAACCTGTATCCGTTCGAGCGGGTCACCGCCGATGCCAACTGCACGCTTGACGTGGCGGTCGAGAACATCGACATCGGCGGCCCGGCGATGCTGCGCTCGGCGGCCAAGAACTTCGCGCGCGTGGCGGTGGCCACCGATCCGGCGCAGTACGCCGAGCTGCTGGCCGAGCTGGAGGCCAACGACGGCCGGCTGTCGGCGGGCAAGCGCTTCGCCCTGGCCGTGGCCGCGTTCAACCGCGTCGCCCAGTACGACGCGGCGATCAGCAACTACCTGTCCGCGGTCACCGCCAGCGACGCCGCGGTGCCGGTGCGCAGCCCGTTCCCGGCGCAGATGAACTCCAGCTTCGTCAAGGTGATGGAACTGCGCTACGGCGAGAACCCGCACCAGCAGGCCGCGTTCTACCGCGACCTCTTCCCCACCCCGGGCACCCTGGCCACCTTCACCCAGTTGCAGGGCAAGGAGCTGTCCTACAACAACATCGCCGACAGCGATGCGGCCTGGGAGTGCGTGCGCCAGTTCGACGCGCCGGCCTGCGTCATCGTCAAGCACGCCAACCCGTGCGGCGTGGCGGTCGGCGCCGGCTGCGGCGACGCCTACGAACTGGCCTACGCCACCGACCCGACCAGCGCCTTCGGCGGCATCATCGCCTTCAACCGCACGCTGGATGCGGCCACCGCCAAGGTCATCCTGGACCGCCAGTTCGTGGAGGTGCTGATCGCCCCCGACTACGATGACGCCGCGCTGGAGTACGCCAAGAAGAAGGCCAACGTGCGCGTGCTGCGCATCCCCGCCGGCGACGGCGCCTACGGCATCGACAGCAAGCGCGTCGGCTCCGGCATCCTGCTGCAGACCAGCGACGCCCACGTGGTCCCGCGCGATGCGCTGAAGGTGGTGACCCGCCTGGCGCCGACCGAGGCGCAGTTCGCCGACTTGCTGTTCGCGTGGAAGGTGGCCAAGTACGTCAAGTCCAACGCCATCGTCTACGCCAAGGACCACCGCACCATCGGCGTGGGCGCCGGGCAGATGAGCCGGGTGTATTCGGCGCGCATCGCCGGGATCAAGGCCACCGATGCCGGCCTGGCCGTGGAAGGCTCGGTGATGGCCTCCGATGCGTTCTTCCCGTTCCGCGACGGCATCGACGCCGCCGCCGCGGCCGGCATCAAGGCGGTGATCCAGCCCGGCGGTTCGATGCGCGACGCCGAGGTCATCGCCGCGGCCGACGAGCACGGCATCGCCATGGTGTTCACCGGCGTGCGCCACTTCCGTCACTGA
- a CDS encoding phosphatase PAP2/dual specificity phosphatase family protein — protein sequence MSVAATRPWRRALAWLALLGPFFFLSYGLANTLAARRADVPALPFAWETHIPFWPWSIVPYWSIDLFYAASFFVCRTRAELDTHARRLLTAQLLAVACFLLWPLRFSFERPPTEGVFGWLFAVLLGFDKPFNQAPSLHIVLLVVLWVRYAQHLHGLARWVLHGWFALIGLSVLTTYQHHFLDVPTGLAAGWLCVWLWPERIAAPWRAAAPARDPRRWRLAALYLLGSAACAAAARALGGAGWWLLWPALSLLLVALSYALLGPLGLQKRADGQLSLAARWLYAPYLAAAWLNSRAWTWRDPAPRAIADGVWLGRLPGRGERARFAVVVDVSAELSLREAQAHDRVVPMLDLVAPPAAALRMAADAIEAARAHGQVLACCALGYSRSAAAVATWLLRSGRAANVDDALALLRARAPRIVLGPAQRAAIAAACTAPPASLQAQELPA from the coding sequence ATGAGCGTTGCGGCCACGCGGCCGTGGCGGCGTGCGCTGGCCTGGCTGGCGCTGCTGGGGCCGTTCTTCTTCCTCAGCTACGGCCTGGCCAACACCCTGGCCGCGCGCCGCGCCGACGTGCCGGCGCTGCCGTTCGCCTGGGAAACCCACATCCCGTTCTGGCCGTGGAGCATCGTCCCGTACTGGTCGATCGACCTGTTCTACGCGGCCTCGTTCTTCGTCTGCCGCACGCGCGCCGAACTGGACACGCATGCACGGCGCCTGCTCACCGCGCAGCTGCTGGCGGTGGCCTGCTTCCTGCTGTGGCCGCTGCGCTTCAGCTTCGAGCGGCCGCCGACCGAGGGCGTGTTCGGCTGGCTGTTCGCAGTGCTGCTCGGCTTCGACAAGCCGTTCAACCAGGCGCCGTCGCTGCACATCGTGCTGCTGGTGGTGCTGTGGGTGCGCTACGCGCAACACCTGCACGGGCTGGCGCGGTGGGTCCTGCACGGCTGGTTCGCGCTGATCGGGCTGTCGGTGCTGACCACCTACCAGCACCATTTCCTCGACGTGCCCACCGGCCTGGCCGCCGGCTGGCTGTGCGTGTGGCTGTGGCCGGAGCGCATCGCCGCGCCGTGGCGGGCCGCGGCGCCGGCGCGCGATCCGCGGCGCTGGCGCCTGGCCGCGCTGTACCTGCTCGGCAGCGCGGCCTGCGCGGCCGCCGCACGCGCGCTCGGGGGCGCCGGCTGGTGGCTGCTGTGGCCGGCGCTATCGTTGCTGCTGGTCGCGCTCAGCTATGCACTGCTCGGCCCGCTCGGCCTGCAGAAGCGCGCCGACGGCCAGCTGAGCCTGGCCGCGCGCTGGCTGTACGCGCCGTACCTGGCCGCTGCCTGGCTCAACTCGCGCGCCTGGACCTGGCGCGATCCGGCGCCGCGCGCGATCGCCGACGGCGTCTGGCTCGGGCGCCTACCCGGCCGTGGCGAGCGCGCACGCTTCGCCGTGGTGGTCGATGTCAGTGCGGAACTGTCGTTGCGCGAGGCGCAGGCGCACGACCGCGTGGTGCCGATGCTGGACCTGGTGGCGCCGCCGGCCGCAGCCTTGCGCATGGCCGCCGACGCGATCGAAGCGGCGCGCGCGCACGGCCAGGTACTGGCCTGCTGCGCGCTGGGCTATTCGCGCAGCGCGGCCGCGGTCGCCACCTGGCTGCTGCGCAGCGGCCGTGCCGCCAACGTGGACGACGCGCTGGCGCTGCTCCGTGCGCGCGCGCCGCGGATCGTGCTGGGACCGGCGCAGCGTGCCGCCATCGCCGCCGCCTGCACCGCGCCGCCGGCGTCGCTGCAGGCGCAGGAACTGCCGGCATGA
- the purD gene encoding phosphoribosylamine--glycine ligase, giving the protein MKLLVIGSGGREHALAWKLAQSPRVDEVLVAPGNAGTASEAKCRNVPVKVNDLDGLLALAQDEGVALTVVGPEVPLVLGVVDRFRAAGLRIFGPTAAAAQLEGSKAYAKDFLQRHGIPTAFYAVHTEVEAALAYVRDKGAPIVIKADGLAAGKGVIVAMSLAEAEAAVRDMLSGNAFGDAGARVVIEEFLDGEEASFISMVDGHTALPMATSQDHKRVGDGDTGPNTGGMGAYSPAPVVTPEVHARVMREVVEPTVRGMRDDGVPFTGFLYAGLMIDASGAPKVIEFNVRFGDPETQPVMLRLQSDLLDLLEAALDERLHATEAQWDPRPSLGVVLAAAPYPETPVTGEAITGLDAVPANAKVFHAGTTLDAQGRVLSAGGRVLCVAALGDSVAEAQRHAYAGVEQIHWASEFHRHDIGWRAIAREQGA; this is encoded by the coding sequence ATGAAACTGCTCGTCATCGGCTCCGGCGGCCGCGAACACGCCCTGGCCTGGAAGCTGGCCCAGTCCCCCCGTGTCGATGAAGTGCTGGTGGCGCCCGGCAATGCCGGCACCGCCAGCGAGGCCAAGTGCCGCAACGTGCCGGTCAAGGTGAACGACCTCGACGGCCTGCTCGCGCTGGCCCAGGACGAAGGCGTGGCGCTGACCGTGGTCGGCCCGGAAGTGCCGCTGGTGCTGGGCGTGGTCGACCGCTTCCGCGCCGCCGGGCTGCGCATCTTCGGCCCCACCGCCGCCGCCGCGCAGTTGGAAGGCAGCAAGGCCTACGCCAAGGACTTCCTGCAGCGCCACGGCATTCCCACCGCGTTCTACGCCGTGCACACCGAGGTCGAGGCCGCGCTGGCCTATGTCCGCGACAAGGGCGCGCCGATCGTGATCAAGGCCGACGGCCTGGCCGCCGGCAAGGGCGTGATCGTGGCGATGTCGCTGGCAGAGGCCGAGGCCGCGGTGCGCGACATGCTCTCCGGCAACGCCTTCGGCGACGCCGGCGCGCGCGTGGTGATCGAGGAATTCCTCGACGGCGAGGAAGCCAGCTTCATCTCCATGGTCGACGGCCACACCGCGTTGCCGATGGCCACCAGCCAGGACCACAAGCGCGTCGGCGATGGCGACACCGGCCCCAACACCGGCGGCATGGGCGCGTACTCGCCCGCACCGGTGGTGACGCCCGAGGTGCACGCGCGGGTGATGCGCGAGGTGGTCGAGCCGACCGTGCGCGGCATGCGCGACGACGGCGTGCCGTTCACCGGCTTCCTCTACGCCGGACTGATGATCGACGCCAGCGGCGCGCCCAAGGTGATCGAGTTCAACGTGCGCTTCGGCGACCCGGAAACGCAGCCGGTGATGCTGCGCCTGCAGTCGGACCTGCTCGACCTGCTCGAGGCCGCGCTCGACGAACGCCTGCACGCGACCGAGGCGCAATGGGATCCGCGCCCGTCGCTGGGCGTGGTGCTGGCGGCGGCGCCGTATCCGGAGACGCCTGTCACTGGTGAAGCGATCACCGGCCTGGACGCGGTGCCGGCCAACGCCAAGGTGTTCCATGCCGGCACCACGCTGGACGCGCAGGGCCGCGTGCTCAGCGCCGGCGGCCGCGTGCTGTGCGTGGCGGCGCTGGGCGACAGCGTGGCGGAGGCGCAGCGGCATGCGTACGCCGGCGTGGAGCAGATTCATTGGGCCAGCGAATTCCACCGCCATGACATCGGCTGGCGCGCGATCGCGCGCGAGCAGGGGGCGTAG
- a CDS encoding lysophospholipid acyltransferase family protein, whose product MIARLIARGCSAAIRLLTGARALWRGCMPSSERRVYYGNHASHGDFVLIWSSLPAPLRREVRPVAAADYWQRDALRRYLIHAVFNGVLIEREAAQRTRDPIDCLCEAVDAGGSLILFPEGTRNTEDGLLPFKSGLYHLARQRPELEFVPVWIDNLKRVMPKGMWLPLPLLCTTTFGEPLRLGAGEDKQAFLDRARAALLALAPEQAEAAR is encoded by the coding sequence ATGATCGCCCGCCTGATCGCCCGCGGCTGCAGCGCCGCGATCCGCCTGCTCACCGGCGCACGTGCGCTGTGGCGCGGCTGCATGCCGTCCAGCGAACGCCGCGTGTACTACGGCAACCATGCCAGCCACGGCGATTTCGTGCTGATCTGGTCGTCGCTGCCAGCGCCGCTGCGGCGCGAGGTGCGGCCGGTGGCGGCGGCCGACTATTGGCAGCGCGACGCGCTGCGCCGCTACCTGATCCACGCCGTATTCAACGGCGTGCTGATCGAGCGCGAGGCCGCGCAGCGCACGCGCGATCCGATCGACTGCCTGTGCGAGGCGGTGGACGCCGGCGGCTCGCTGATCCTGTTCCCGGAAGGCACGCGCAACACCGAGGACGGCCTGCTGCCGTTCAAGAGTGGGCTCTATCACCTGGCGCGGCAGCGTCCGGAACTGGAGTTCGTGCCGGTGTGGATCGACAACCTCAAGCGGGTGATGCCCAAGGGCATGTGGCTGCCGCTGCCGCTGCTGTGCACCACCACCTTCGGCGAACCGCTGCGGCTGGGCGCCGGCGAGGACAAGCAGGCCTTCCTCGATCGCGCGCGTGCCGCCTTGTTGGCGTTGGCGCCGGAGCAGGCGGAGGCGGCCCGATGA
- a CDS encoding phosphatidate cytidylyltransferase, which yields MNPIALSDHLQQSSLRQQTVWLFLGIPTVLIVATLIAETLRWRARGRPSAVLDNLVARIRAWWVMAGVVALAFAFGRLGVIVLFALVSLFALREFITLTPTRRGDYYALLAAFYVVLPWQYWLVWSDWYGLYTLLIPVYAFLVLPILATIGGDTTRYLERTAKVQWGLMICVFCISHVPALLNLRIPGYEDRNLLLFAFLVIVVQSSDVLQYVWGKLLGRHLIAPKLSPSKTVEGFVGGILSASLLGAALWWITPFSPLQAFALALVANLMGFFGGLVMSAIKRDRGIKDWGHMIEGHGGVLDRLDSVCFAAPVFFHLIRYGWV from the coding sequence ATGAATCCGATCGCGCTGAGCGACCACCTGCAGCAATCCTCGCTGCGACAACAGACGGTGTGGCTGTTCCTGGGCATCCCCACGGTGCTGATCGTGGCCACGCTGATCGCCGAGACCTTGCGCTGGCGCGCACGCGGGCGGCCCAGCGCGGTGCTGGACAACCTGGTGGCGCGGATCCGCGCCTGGTGGGTGATGGCCGGGGTGGTGGCGCTGGCGTTCGCCTTCGGCCGGCTCGGCGTGATCGTGCTGTTCGCGCTGGTGTCGCTGTTCGCGCTGCGCGAGTTCATCACCCTCACCCCGACCCGGCGCGGCGACTACTACGCGCTGCTGGCCGCGTTCTACGTGGTGCTGCCGTGGCAGTACTGGCTGGTGTGGAGCGACTGGTACGGCCTGTACACGCTGCTGATCCCGGTCTACGCGTTCCTGGTGCTGCCGATCCTGGCAACGATCGGTGGCGATACCACGCGCTACCTGGAGCGCACGGCCAAGGTGCAGTGGGGGCTGATGATCTGCGTGTTCTGCATCTCGCACGTGCCCGCGCTGCTGAACCTGCGCATCCCCGGCTACGAGGACCGCAACCTGCTGCTGTTCGCGTTCCTGGTGATCGTGGTGCAGTCCTCGGACGTGCTGCAGTACGTCTGGGGCAAGCTGCTGGGCCGGCATCTGATCGCGCCCAAGCTGTCGCCGTCCAAGACCGTGGAAGGCTTCGTCGGCGGCATCCTCTCGGCCAGCCTGCTCGGTGCGGCGCTGTGGTGGATCACCCCGTTCTCGCCGCTGCAGGCGTTCGCGCTGGCGCTGGTGGCCAACCTGATGGGTTTCTTCGGCGGCCTGGTGATGTCGGCGATCAAGCGCGACCGCGGCATCAAGGACTGGGGCCACATGATCGAAGGCCACGGCGGCGTGCTCGATCGACTGGATTCGGTGTGTTTTGCGGCACCGGTGTTCTTCCACCTGATCCGCTATGGATGGGTGTGA
- the fis gene encoding DNA-binding transcriptional regulator Fis: protein MNAATTRPDSSRGAPKPPLREHVAQSVRRYLRDLDGCDADDVYEIVLREMEIPLFVEVLNHCEGNQSRAAALLGIHRATLRKKLKEYGLA, encoded by the coding sequence TTGAACGCCGCCACCACTCGTCCTGACTCCAGTCGCGGCGCGCCGAAGCCGCCGCTGCGCGAACACGTGGCGCAATCGGTCCGCCGCTACCTGCGCGACCTCGACGGCTGCGACGCCGACGACGTGTACGAGATCGTGCTGCGCGAGATGGAGATCCCGTTGTTCGTGGAAGTGCTCAACCATTGCGAAGGCAACCAGAGCCGCGCCGCCGCGCTGCTGGGCATCCACCGCGCCACCCTGCGCAAGAAGCTCAAGGAATACGGGCTGGCCTGA
- a CDS encoding bifunctional alpha/beta hydrolase/class I SAM-dependent methyltransferase, whose protein sequence is MRQVNESEFASFDGTRLFYRHWPATAPAAPPRAVLLLHRGHEHSGRVMHLAEELGLDDCALFAWDARGNGRSPGARGDAPGFPALVRDLDRFVAHIGEVHGIAVQDIVVVAQSVGAVIASAWVHDYAPPLRALVLASPAFKVKLYVPFARHGLALLRKLRGNFFVNSYVKPQWLTHDPARVESYRTDPLITRPISVRVLLGLYAAADRVVDDAQAITVPVQLLVSGSDFVVHRGPQDRFYERLSSPVKERHLLPGFFHDTLGERDRAPALAQIRRFVRARFAEAPALPSLRQAHRRGPTFEEAERLAWPPQRYSLQDLRWRGVRAGLRLGGRLSEGIALGLQTGFDSGSTLDYIYRDQAAGRGPLGRMIDRNYLDAIGWRGIRVRRQHLHELLGLAMQRLRAAGLPVRALDIAAGHGRYVLEALAGGSQRADAILLRDFSPLNVEQGRALIAALGAADIARFEQGDAFDRDALAALQPRPTLAVVSGLYELFPDNDQVLRSLHGVAAAVAPGGYLAYTGQPWHPQLEFIARALTSHRGGAAWVMRRRTQQEMDELVRVAGFRKLEQRIDDWGIFTVSLAQRIAP, encoded by the coding sequence ATGCGGCAGGTCAACGAAAGCGAATTCGCCAGTTTCGACGGCACACGGCTGTTCTACCGGCACTGGCCGGCCACCGCGCCGGCGGCGCCGCCGCGGGCGGTGCTGCTGCTGCACCGCGGCCACGAACATTCCGGGCGGGTCATGCACCTGGCCGAGGAACTGGGCCTGGACGACTGCGCGCTGTTCGCGTGGGATGCGCGCGGCAATGGTCGCTCGCCCGGTGCGCGCGGCGACGCGCCCGGCTTCCCGGCGCTGGTGCGCGACCTGGACCGCTTCGTCGCGCACATCGGCGAGGTCCACGGCATCGCCGTGCAGGACATTGTGGTGGTGGCGCAGAGCGTGGGCGCGGTGATCGCCAGCGCCTGGGTGCACGACTACGCGCCGCCGCTGCGCGCGCTGGTGCTGGCCTCGCCGGCGTTCAAGGTCAAGCTGTACGTGCCGTTCGCACGGCACGGGCTGGCCTTGCTGCGGAAGCTGCGCGGCAACTTTTTCGTCAACAGCTACGTCAAGCCGCAGTGGCTGACCCACGACCCGGCGCGGGTCGAGAGTTACCGCACCGATCCGCTGATCACCCGGCCGATCTCGGTGCGGGTGTTGCTGGGCCTGTATGCGGCGGCGGACCGCGTGGTCGACGATGCGCAGGCGATTACCGTACCGGTGCAACTGCTGGTGTCCGGCAGCGATTTCGTGGTGCACCGCGGGCCGCAGGATCGCTTCTACGAGCGTTTGTCCTCGCCGGTGAAGGAGCGTCACCTGCTGCCCGGCTTCTTCCACGACACCCTGGGCGAGCGCGACCGCGCGCCGGCGCTGGCGCAGATCCGCCGCTTCGTGCGCGCGCGCTTCGCCGAGGCGCCGGCGCTGCCCAGCCTGCGTCAGGCGCACCGGCGCGGGCCGACCTTCGAGGAAGCCGAGCGCCTGGCCTGGCCGCCGCAGCGCTACAGCCTGCAGGACCTGCGCTGGCGCGGCGTGCGCGCCGGGCTGCGCCTGGGCGGGCGGCTGTCCGAGGGCATCGCCCTGGGCCTGCAGACCGGCTTCGATTCCGGCAGCACGCTGGACTACATCTACCGCGACCAGGCCGCCGGGCGCGGCCCGCTGGGGCGGATGATCGACCGCAACTACCTGGATGCGATCGGCTGGCGCGGCATCCGCGTGCGCCGCCAACATCTGCACGAACTACTGGGCCTGGCGATGCAGCGGCTGCGCGCCGCCGGCCTGCCGGTGCGCGCGCTGGACATCGCCGCCGGCCACGGCCGCTACGTGCTGGAAGCGCTGGCCGGCGGCAGCCAGCGCGCCGACGCGATCCTGTTGCGCGATTTCAGCCCGTTGAACGTGGAGCAGGGCCGCGCGCTGATTGCCGCGCTCGGCGCCGCCGACATCGCCCGCTTCGAGCAGGGCGACGCCTTCGACCGCGACGCGTTGGCGGCGTTGCAGCCGCGGCCGACGCTGGCGGTGGTGTCGGGCCTGTACGAGCTGTTCCCGGACAACGACCAGGTGCTGCGATCGCTGCACGGCGTGGCCGCGGCGGTGGCGCCGGGCGGTTACCTGGCCTACACCGGCCAGCCCTGGCATCCGCAGTTGGAGTTCATCGCCCGCGCGCTGACCAGCCACCGCGGCGGCGCGGCCTGGGTGATGCGCCGGCGCACCCAGCAGGAGATGGACGAACTGGTGCGGGTGGCCGGCTTCCGCAAGCTGGAGCAGCGCATCGACGACTGGGGCATCTTCACCGTGTCGCTGGCGCAGCGGATCGCGCCATGA
- a CDS encoding TIGR04222 domain-containing membrane protein — MTRTPTPLRPAAVDPDHAALWQRLQADGFGEGETALPAFERRVAEEAGVSLALAAHLVEEYRRFCFLACVAGEEITPSPLVDQAWHAHLTDTREYWQRFCPQVLRRTLHHHPGRGDPADAARFQAQYAATLSHYRHYFGEPPAACWPAPAGAPPLAPAMRQASTRDTATARGGIALWGWMLGVALLFAVLWQRHGPLSPLHWPGPPFLLLFLAGIGLAWSLGARLRLAVRALPGAALDTPLDATELAYLAGGSERVADQQLALLLAAGAVRLQAEPHVRRHARLRLTGVAATPSLQRALAIVHAHPYLQPALAALQRDAAPLRRALVDKGLWLGQGQALCARLFGAAPLLALWTMGLLKLRIGLQLQRPIGFLVAAMVVVAVVALGFLLTPPRRSVAGDALLANRDAAWRDGVAAPSLAPGSHLALPLALAGTSVLMTTPWADYHALRAPGANGRGGRCSTTSCSSCGAGSSDGGGSSCGGGGCGGCGGGD; from the coding sequence ATGACGCGAACGCCCACGCCGCTGCGGCCGGCCGCGGTCGATCCCGATCACGCGGCGCTGTGGCAGCGTCTGCAGGCCGATGGTTTCGGCGAGGGCGAGACGGCGTTGCCGGCGTTCGAGCGCCGCGTCGCCGAGGAGGCCGGCGTGTCGCTGGCGCTGGCCGCGCACCTGGTCGAGGAGTACCGGCGCTTCTGCTTCCTGGCCTGCGTCGCCGGCGAGGAGATCACGCCAAGTCCGCTGGTCGACCAGGCCTGGCATGCCCATCTCACCGATACCCGCGAGTACTGGCAGCGGTTCTGTCCACAGGTCCTGCGCCGTACGCTGCACCACCATCCCGGGCGCGGCGACCCGGCCGACGCCGCGCGCTTCCAGGCCCAGTACGCGGCCACCCTGTCGCACTACCGGCACTACTTCGGCGAACCGCCGGCGGCGTGCTGGCCGGCACCGGCCGGCGCGCCGCCGCTCGCGCCGGCAATGCGCCAGGCAAGCACGCGCGACACCGCGACCGCGCGCGGCGGCATCGCCCTGTGGGGCTGGATGCTGGGCGTGGCGCTGTTGTTCGCGGTGCTATGGCAGCGCCACGGCCCGCTTTCGCCGCTGCACTGGCCGGGACCGCCGTTCCTGCTGCTGTTCCTGGCCGGCATCGGCCTGGCCTGGAGTCTGGGCGCGCGTCTGCGCCTGGCGGTGCGCGCACTGCCAGGCGCGGCGCTCGATACGCCACTGGACGCCACCGAACTGGCCTACCTGGCCGGTGGCAGCGAGCGCGTCGCCGATCAACAACTGGCCTTGCTGCTGGCGGCCGGTGCGGTGCGCCTGCAGGCCGAACCGCATGTGCGCCGCCACGCGCGGCTGCGGCTCACCGGTGTCGCGGCAACACCATCGTTGCAGCGCGCGCTGGCGATCGTGCACGCGCATCCGTACCTGCAGCCGGCACTGGCCGCGTTGCAGCGCGACGCCGCGCCGCTGCGCCGGGCGCTGGTCGACAAGGGGCTGTGGCTTGGCCAGGGGCAGGCGTTGTGCGCGCGCCTGTTCGGCGCCGCACCGTTGCTGGCGCTGTGGACGATGGGCCTGCTGAAGCTGCGTATCGGCCTGCAACTGCAGCGCCCGATCGGCTTCCTGGTGGCAGCGATGGTGGTGGTCGCGGTCGTTGCGCTCGGCTTCCTGCTCACGCCGCCGCGGCGCAGCGTCGCCGGTGACGCCCTGTTGGCCAACCGCGATGCGGCCTGGCGCGACGGCGTCGCCGCGCCCTCGCTGGCGCCCGGTTCGCACCTGGCGTTGCCGCTGGCCCTGGCCGGCACCAGCGTGCTGATGACCACGCCCTGGGCCGACTACCACGCCTTGCGCGCACCGGGGGCCAACGGCCGTGGCGGCCGTTGTTCAACGACGAGCTGCAGTAGCTGTGGCGCTGGCAGCAGCGATGGGGGCGGCAGCAGTTGCGGCGGCGGTGGCTGCGGCGGGTGTGGAGGCGGCGACTGA
- a CDS encoding CDP-alcohol phosphatidyltransferase family protein produces MSIYALKGRFQDLLRPGVRVLYRRGVTANQVTVAAALLSLLVAAVVYAQGATQPLWYALLPLWMLLRMALNAVDGMLAREFGQQSRLGAYLNELSDVVADAALYLSLLGVPGVGAGWLWLMALTAAMTEYAGVLGLMVGASRRYDGPMGKSDRAFVVGLLGLLLAGGWIGAATVTGVAMATALLCLATVVRRVAAGLREAATRA; encoded by the coding sequence GTGTCGATCTATGCCCTCAAAGGACGTTTCCAGGATCTGCTGCGGCCGGGCGTGCGCGTGTTGTACCGGCGCGGCGTCACCGCCAACCAGGTGACCGTGGCCGCGGCGCTGCTGTCGTTGCTGGTCGCCGCGGTGGTCTACGCGCAAGGCGCCACGCAGCCGCTGTGGTACGCGTTGCTGCCGCTGTGGATGCTGCTGCGGATGGCCTTGAACGCGGTGGACGGCATGCTGGCGCGCGAGTTCGGCCAGCAGTCGCGGCTGGGCGCCTACCTCAACGAACTGAGCGACGTGGTCGCCGATGCGGCACTGTACCTGAGCCTGCTCGGCGTGCCCGGCGTTGGCGCCGGCTGGCTGTGGCTGATGGCGCTGACTGCCGCGATGACCGAATATGCCGGCGTGCTCGGGCTGATGGTCGGCGCCAGTCGCCGCTACGATGGGCCGATGGGCAAGAGCGATCGTGCCTTCGTCGTCGGCCTGCTGGGGCTGCTGCTGGCCGGCGGCTGGATCGGGGCGGCGACGGTGACTGGGGTCGCCATGGCCACGGCGCTATTGTGCTTGGCGACCGTGGTGCGTCGGGTCGCCGCCGGATTGCGCGAGGCGGCCACGCGCGCGTGA
- a CDS encoding CDP-alcohol phosphatidyltransferase family protein: protein MAGSSWQVRRAQWRTRLALALHARGATPNGVSWSGLACAVLAALMFALAWREPPANAAALLVLAALALQARLLCNRLDGLLAQQAQMIGRAGVVYNEAPDRLSDVAVCLGVGYGLQPVLGIGAELGWAAALLCVGTAYVRMLGLACAVREPLQGPMARVQRMHWLSLAALLAAASLLLQHATLARMLLAVALALLIAAAALTIVIRVRAIVRELEWK, encoded by the coding sequence ATGGCCGGTTCGAGCTGGCAGGTGCGGCGCGCGCAGTGGCGAACGCGGCTGGCGCTGGCGTTGCACGCGCGCGGGGCCACGCCCAACGGTGTGTCCTGGAGCGGGCTGGCGTGCGCGGTGCTGGCTGCGCTGATGTTCGCCCTGGCCTGGCGCGAGCCGCCGGCCAACGCCGCCGCGCTGCTGGTGCTGGCGGCGCTGGCGCTGCAGGCGCGGCTGCTGTGCAACCGCCTGGACGGGTTGCTGGCGCAGCAGGCGCAGATGATCGGCCGTGCCGGTGTGGTGTACAACGAGGCGCCGGACCGCTTGTCGGACGTGGCGGTGTGCCTGGGCGTGGGCTACGGCCTGCAGCCGGTGCTGGGCATCGGCGCGGAACTGGGCTGGGCCGCCGCCTTGCTGTGCGTGGGCACTGCCTACGTACGCATGCTCGGCCTGGCCTGCGCGGTGCGCGAACCGCTGCAGGGGCCGATGGCGCGCGTGCAGCGCATGCATTGGCTGTCGTTGGCCGCGCTGTTGGCGGCCGCGTCGTTGCTGCTGCAGCACGCCACGCTGGCCCGCATGCTCCTTGCCGTGGCGCTGGCGCTGCTGATCGCCGCTGCCGCCCTCACCATCGTGATCCGCGTGCGCGCCATCGTGCGCGAACTGGAGTGGAAATGA